The following are encoded together in the Thunnus maccoyii chromosome 18, fThuMac1.1, whole genome shotgun sequence genome:
- the LOC121885000 gene encoding protein CROWDED NUCLEI 4-like isoform X1, which yields MFITTYQVHAGSLGFQMNLHARSVLQQQMEAEAKKPSVDEAWEKLACKEALINRMREELEKERERTRGEREAFQRECAEMRKDFQSEKENMNEERKSIQKEFTAQLNKRKACNAEKRSMCEARKVFQIEKIEMATMRKAYNKEKTDIQRMREAFWVEKEAMAKERRAFNKVKAKYDAEKDAMSEDRKAFKVEKEDMKRTRNTYIQEKSNIQRIREAFLLEKENMKKERETFNREVRVQVMKRSAFNAENDKVMTKRRSRWKRRRWR from the coding sequence ATGTTTATCACTACATATCAAGTGCATGCTGGATCTTTGGGCTTCCAGATGAATCTCCATGCACGCTCTGTGCTCCAGCAACAAATGGAGGCAGAAGCCAAAAAACCCTCTGTAGATGAGGCATGGGAGAAACTTGCGTGTAAAGAGGCACTTATCAACAGGATGAGAGAGGAGctggagaaggaaagagaaagaacgagaggagagagagaggcctttCAAAGAGAGTGTGCTGAAATGAGGAAGGATTTTCAGTCGGAGAaggaaaacatgaatgaagaaagaaaatccaTCCAGAAAGAGTTCACAGCACAATTAAATAAGAGGAAGGCTTGTAATGCTGAAAAACGTTCAATGTGTGAAGCAAGGAAGGTCTTCCAGATTGAAAAGATAGAGATGGCTACGATGAGGAAAGCctacaataaagaaaaaacagacatcCAGAGGATGAGGGAGGCTTTCTGGGTAGAGAAGGAGGCTATGGCAAAAGAAAGAAGAGCCTTCAATAAAGTTAAGGCAAAATATGATGCTGAAAAAGATGCCATGTCTGAGGACAGAAAGGCCTTCAAAGTAGAAAAGGAAGATATGAAAAGGACGAGGAACACCTACATTCAAGAGAAGTCAAATATCCAGAGGATAAGAGAGGCTTTCCTGTTGGAGAAGGagaacatgaaaaaagaaagagaaacctTCAACAGAGAAGTTAGGGTGCAGGTTATGAAGCGGAGTGCCTTCaatgctgaaaatgacaaagtgaTGACAAAGAGGCGTTCAAGGTGGAAAAGGAGGAGATGGCGATGA
- the LOC121885000 gene encoding protein CROWDED NUCLEI 4-like isoform X2, whose amino-acid sequence MYLMELLPDPPLLVMNLHARSVLQQQMEAEAKKPSVDEAWEKLACKEALINRMREELEKERERTRGEREAFQRECAEMRKDFQSEKENMNEERKSIQKEFTAQLNKRKACNAEKRSMCEARKVFQIEKIEMATMRKAYNKEKTDIQRMREAFWVEKEAMAKERRAFNKVKAKYDAEKDAMSEDRKAFKVEKEDMKRTRNTYIQEKSNIQRIREAFLLEKENMKKERETFNREVRVQVMKRSAFNAENDKVMTKRRSRWKRRRWR is encoded by the exons ATGTACTTGATGGAACTTTTACCAGACCCACCTCTCTTGGTG ATGAATCTCCATGCACGCTCTGTGCTCCAGCAACAAATGGAGGCAGAAGCCAAAAAACCCTCTGTAGATGAGGCATGGGAGAAACTTGCGTGTAAAGAGGCACTTATCAACAGGATGAGAGAGGAGctggagaaggaaagagaaagaacgagaggagagagagaggcctttCAAAGAGAGTGTGCTGAAATGAGGAAGGATTTTCAGTCGGAGAaggaaaacatgaatgaagaaagaaaatccaTCCAGAAAGAGTTCACAGCACAATTAAATAAGAGGAAGGCTTGTAATGCTGAAAAACGTTCAATGTGTGAAGCAAGGAAGGTCTTCCAGATTGAAAAGATAGAGATGGCTACGATGAGGAAAGCctacaataaagaaaaaacagacatcCAGAGGATGAGGGAGGCTTTCTGGGTAGAGAAGGAGGCTATGGCAAAAGAAAGAAGAGCCTTCAATAAAGTTAAGGCAAAATATGATGCTGAAAAAGATGCCATGTCTGAGGACAGAAAGGCCTTCAAAGTAGAAAAGGAAGATATGAAAAGGACGAGGAACACCTACATTCAAGAGAAGTCAAATATCCAGAGGATAAGAGAGGCTTTCCTGTTGGAGAAGGagaacatgaaaaaagaaagagaaacctTCAACAGAGAAGTTAGGGTGCAGGTTATGAAGCGGAGTGCCTTCaatgctgaaaatgacaaagtgaTGACAAAGAGGCGTTCAAGGTGGAAAAGGAGGAGATGGCGATGA